One window of Methanothermobacter thermautotrophicus genomic DNA carries:
- a CDS encoding DUF11 domain-containing protein: MNFTLGQPAVTITAPLEAFINENFQVSLTFDNNATTPGFGPIVELILPPEISFVNANYMGFPVNVVDAGIFPSSGELLNPLTRNTTTGNPGYRLIIIEYPFGSFAPDQPPATITANMKMALNASLGTPLNITARPIFRFGNNPLDDPSTDPPVYGETQQASIKPTVLKVNKRAILHEDETATGPNYPFDFVIDVDVADGATLQNLTITDYLPANLQFMALIDNAGGQNINLPSTAIPGGNITIAFTSVTGALGTDRTIKYRVYAPEFDNNTLSVLDPNTGSHVNATNNVQGKGSYNGTDVSSASNYTVYLKSLAIQKSVTDLNGGYIRPSDILQYIINFQLSDYFQIKDIIINDTVGDGQSFLEGFTPILVITEAGNTLNIPFDPENYHVYHDNATGKWIIVFRVSDQLVNSGLSGNLTGGLYTNRSSNRGATTGSITFRTVIDIAYEDPSNYPPGHPNLKSGDSTSNSVDVEAKLTHNDHRVADGSGAGVTINLPTIRKEIYAINGDMGITPPYPVRPGDNVTFSLRVSVPTTNLCNFTVSDFLPVPFFRADQVTTSISQGDTPPGAGEWRIASDDTLSAYLGRLPDIEVDTSNNMIRFKYGSFNSTDQTERIVHILFTVTATDEPFADELYLTNQMSVVYYNSSCESFSDTAIQQILTQEPELTLDKRVNGTTGSGTIDPKGDLTGADAGDIITYNIIIENTGHWNAYNLTVRDNLPPKLTYPVLISVMDADGNPVAYTGDLFTTGIVIGMIPGGDNAPGGNDTIIIKYTARISADANPREALINTARITYYASTPGGPNFVSDQSLYEDNATVIIASPEVRKDLISSTEPGTSGSNLTIGEQGTFEVTIKLPEGEISNLTVTEILPPGLRYDGYQVDTAGFNGTLPPLAVTINGNNITFLFNGTTTVFTDNNNSTDSFRININLTVENSSLNPHIPKISRTNNVKLDWYGNSGSPLTSTYDFSILQPLLNITKTVTPNPARGRQTVTVRFNVTNNGLSPAYNITVSDVLNSTVFNLSTVNAVTTPAGFTYSYSNGTVEYRGGTINANQTVIFEFSVVLNDNIRSNSTFPNIVNLTYDSLDPSTTPDADKRVYNTYATTTLRTVAPAISKTVNATSEPDSTGNNVIIGEVVTYRIDITIPAGVTADVTVRDPIDARYIEYITGRSLISRSSGNITSDVFTFTQAGLGNFESITETGTNPLLFYLGNITNNNPTGSNETIRLLIQVVVKNNGNNTAGRTISNTAYLDYRNDAGTNLNTSSTAPGLTVRLPSLYVNKTSNQTVVDGGGSVKFTLTIGNTAGSNVAPLYDLNVTDLLDPWFTNIRDITVTKSNPSINVTYNLTGNNLTAYIDRLLQGQSVNITLTADLREDTIFGSNIPNTLEVRATSLPGPQGTNDTTPGYPGTVTGERTGEGGINNLRATSTITINSTPPSINKLFLDNSSLKESPIGNTLTHKMVIWIPKGRTGNLTVMDMIPTGLEASNFTYLIDPSVQAQYPDPTPVRAGNTWTINFGEVNATVAGTITIYYNITVLNITQNINNVILVNNATVTYYNGTETITSPSSSSSVKIVEPKLDIQKTGTANLNLGETCTWIIRIGHNATSTSNAYDITVEDIIPSGMSYAETVSIPPGWSLVIQPDRVIYRGSAINLGDNATIIFTTIVANDTSLAGRNLTNRVNISYTSLPGEIAGERIYTGTAVANTHILGTDLEIRKNATRQSPNYGETITYTVLVRNNGPDSAVNVVVEDKLPAGVEYLSHTTSRGIYDQNAGLWSIGSLNPYEMVTLNITVRINATGTIINYANVTSNTADTNTTNNNNSFALEIPKASDLAVIKTVDRSSPYNGETITYTVLVRNNGPDSAVNVVVEDRLPHGLLLQSVTASRGTYNSTSGVWSVGALSYLENATLTIVARVVSDGLITNAANATSENYDPALENNNATIYINSIPSADLRVLKTVNNSTPLFGDSVTFTITVENLGPSNATGVTVSDALSPGLIYITHNASRGTYNSTSGVWSVGALSYLENATLTIVARVVSDGLITNAANATSENYDPALENNNATIYINSIPSADLRVLKTVNNSTPLFGDSVTFTITVENLGPSNATGVTVSDALSPGLIYITHNASRGTYNSTSGVWSVGALSYLENATLTIVARVNQTGTLFNLANVNGMQHDPQPDNNNAIITLNSLPSTDLAITKVADKNRLYNGEYLNFTITVINNGPNTATSVKVFDIIPAGFSIISTTSTQGTYNESNGTWYIGALGVGESATLRISVKAINAGSFINTADVSGAETDTDMSNNRDSASILVDPAADLGIVKVVNQTTVDYLDTVKFTLTVRNLGPDNATGVNVTDQLPSGLELLGYSASQGTYDNGVWSVGDLASGAIATLDIIARVTGSNVTIVNVANVSSSTHDQDVANNVANVTINVPAAADLAINKTANQTTVDYLDTVKFTLTVRNLGPDNATGVNVTDQLPSGLELLGYSASQGTYDNGVWSVGDLASGAIATLDIIARVTGSNVTIVNVANVSSSTHDQDSSNNVANVTLKVNPRAELNITKKADRRAVRVGQNVKFTLTVINSGPDTALNTTVVDRLPDSMRYVSSSATVGSYNPVTGVWMIGDLPAGSTAVLEIVAQMIRRGTFINVATVSSGSSSTGNNTTEVEIEVTEPSPGPGPSPGKVPMKPTGAPLALLVLGILLVAAGYFKRNG; the protein is encoded by the coding sequence ATGAATTTTACCCTTGGCCAGCCAGCTGTGACCATAACAGCGCCCTTAGAGGCATTCATAAATGAGAACTTTCAGGTAAGCCTTACCTTTGATAACAATGCCACAACACCCGGATTTGGACCGATAGTTGAGCTCATATTACCCCCCGAGATAAGCTTCGTCAATGCAAATTACATGGGCTTCCCTGTGAATGTGGTTGATGCAGGAATATTCCCCTCCTCAGGAGAACTTTTAAACCCCCTCACAAGAAACACCACCACAGGAAACCCAGGCTATCGCCTGATAATCATCGAGTACCCCTTCGGAAGCTTTGCCCCTGACCAGCCACCAGCAACCATAACAGCAAACATGAAAATGGCGCTGAATGCAAGCCTCGGCACCCCATTAAATATAACGGCGAGACCCATATTCAGGTTCGGCAATAACCCCCTCGACGACCCATCAACTGATCCCCCTGTATACGGTGAGACTCAGCAGGCGAGCATAAAACCCACCGTCCTTAAAGTGAATAAAAGGGCCATACTTCATGAGGATGAGACAGCCACCGGTCCTAATTATCCCTTTGACTTTGTAATAGATGTTGATGTGGCAGATGGCGCCACACTGCAGAACCTGACAATAACAGATTACCTGCCGGCTAATCTGCAGTTCATGGCGCTGATCGATAATGCGGGTGGTCAGAACATCAACCTGCCATCCACTGCAATACCCGGAGGAAACATTACAATAGCTTTCACTTCAGTAACCGGTGCACTGGGCACTGATAGAACAATAAAGTACCGGGTATATGCTCCAGAATTCGATAATAACACATTAAGTGTCCTTGATCCCAATACGGGCTCTCATGTGAACGCCACCAATAATGTACAGGGAAAAGGATCCTATAACGGTACGGATGTATCATCAGCATCTAATTATACGGTTTACCTCAAATCACTTGCAATACAGAAATCAGTAACCGACCTAAACGGGGGTTATATACGTCCATCAGATATTCTCCAGTACATTATTAACTTCCAGTTATCAGATTACTTCCAGATAAAGGACATAATAATAAACGATACCGTTGGAGACGGACAGTCCTTCCTCGAAGGCTTCACACCGATACTTGTCATAACAGAAGCAGGTAACACCCTGAACATACCATTTGACCCGGAGAATTATCATGTGTATCACGATAATGCCACAGGAAAGTGGATAATAGTATTCAGGGTTTCAGATCAGCTGGTAAACTCTGGATTGTCCGGTAACCTTACAGGCGGACTATATACCAACAGGAGCAGTAACCGGGGCGCCACAACAGGTTCAATAACATTCAGGACGGTAATTGACATAGCATATGAGGACCCCTCAAATTATCCGCCAGGCCATCCTAACCTCAAATCAGGGGATTCCACATCCAACAGTGTGGATGTTGAGGCCAAACTAACCCACAATGATCACAGGGTGGCTGATGGCAGCGGGGCAGGTGTCACCATAAACCTGCCAACAATCCGTAAGGAAATCTACGCAATAAATGGTGACATGGGTATAACTCCGCCATATCCTGTAAGGCCAGGGGATAATGTAACATTTTCACTAAGGGTAAGTGTACCAACAACAAACCTCTGTAACTTCACAGTATCTGATTTCCTCCCGGTACCCTTCTTCAGGGCTGATCAGGTAACTACAAGTATATCTCAGGGAGACACCCCGCCCGGTGCAGGGGAATGGAGAATAGCATCCGATGATACCTTATCAGCTTACCTCGGCAGATTACCTGATATAGAAGTAGACACATCAAACAACATGATCCGATTTAAATACGGGTCATTTAACAGTACGGACCAGACTGAACGGATAGTCCATATCCTGTTCACCGTAACAGCTACAGACGAACCCTTTGCAGATGAGTTATACTTAACAAATCAGATGTCTGTTGTTTATTATAACAGCTCCTGCGAATCATTTTCAGATACCGCGATACAGCAGATTTTAACCCAGGAGCCAGAACTCACACTCGATAAGAGGGTCAACGGCACCACTGGGTCAGGAACCATAGATCCAAAGGGGGATCTTACAGGTGCAGATGCAGGGGACATCATAACATATAATATAATAATAGAGAACACAGGGCACTGGAACGCATATAACTTAACGGTGAGGGACAACCTGCCCCCCAAATTAACTTATCCAGTACTTATTAGTGTAATGGACGCTGATGGAAACCCTGTGGCCTATACCGGCGACCTTTTCACGACAGGAATAGTAATAGGCATGATTCCTGGCGGGGATAACGCTCCAGGCGGTAATGACACAATAATAATAAAATATACGGCGAGGATCTCTGCCGATGCAAATCCAAGGGAGGCCCTTATCAACACGGCCAGAATCACATACTACGCGTCGACACCTGGAGGCCCAAATTTTGTTTCTGACCAGTCACTATATGAGGATAATGCGACCGTAATCATAGCGTCCCCAGAGGTAAGGAAGGATCTGATTTCAAGCACTGAACCCGGGACATCTGGCAGCAACCTCACCATCGGTGAGCAGGGGACCTTCGAGGTCACCATAAAACTTCCTGAGGGTGAGATCAGTAACCTTACGGTAACTGAAATATTACCCCCTGGTCTGAGATATGATGGGTACCAGGTAGACACAGCTGGATTCAATGGTACCTTACCCCCCTTAGCTGTGACCATAAATGGTAATAACATAACCTTCCTGTTCAATGGCACAACAACAGTATTCACAGATAACAATAACAGTACAGATTCATTCAGGATCAATATTAATTTAACAGTTGAAAACAGTTCTTTAAATCCGCACATCCCAAAAATATCAAGAACAAATAATGTAAAACTTGACTGGTATGGAAATTCTGGTTCCCCTCTAACCAGCACTTATGATTTCAGTATACTGCAGCCACTGCTCAACATCACAAAGACAGTAACACCAAATCCTGCAAGGGGAAGACAGACAGTTACTGTACGTTTCAATGTTACCAATAATGGTCTATCACCAGCATATAACATAACAGTTAGTGATGTTCTTAACTCAACTGTATTCAACCTGTCAACAGTAAATGCGGTTACAACACCAGCAGGTTTCACATACAGCTACAGTAACGGTACAGTTGAATACAGAGGCGGCACAATAAATGCCAATCAAACGGTTATCTTCGAATTCAGTGTAGTGCTAAATGATAATATCCGATCAAATTCAACATTCCCCAACATCGTAAATTTAACATATGATTCATTAGACCCATCAACAACACCAGATGCAGATAAAAGGGTCTATAATACATATGCCACAACAACATTAAGAACAGTTGCACCAGCCATATCAAAGACTGTTAATGCAACATCAGAACCTGACTCCACAGGGAACAACGTGATCATAGGGGAAGTCGTAACCTACAGGATTGATATAACAATCCCCGCAGGTGTAACAGCTGATGTGACAGTAAGGGACCCCATAGATGCAAGGTACATTGAATACATAACAGGAAGATCACTCATAAGCAGAAGCAGTGGAAACATAACTTCAGATGTATTCACATTCACCCAGGCAGGACTGGGAAACTTTGAGAGCATAACAGAAACCGGGACAAACCCGCTGCTTTTCTACCTTGGAAATATCACAAACAACAATCCAACAGGTTCAAATGAGACAATAAGGCTCTTAATACAGGTTGTAGTTAAAAATAACGGCAACAACACTGCAGGAAGAACTATATCAAATACGGCCTACCTTGATTACAGGAACGATGCCGGAACTAATCTAAACACATCATCAACAGCCCCGGGTCTTACAGTGAGACTACCCTCCCTCTACGTTAACAAGACAAGCAACCAGACAGTAGTAGATGGTGGCGGATCAGTAAAATTCACCCTCACAATAGGTAACACCGCAGGGTCAAACGTAGCTCCACTTTATGATTTAAATGTCACAGACCTTCTGGATCCATGGTTCACGAACATAAGGGACATCACAGTAACAAAGAGTAACCCCTCAATAAACGTGACCTACAACCTGACAGGTAACAATTTAACGGCCTACATTGACCGTCTTCTCCAGGGGCAGAGTGTCAACATAACATTAACGGCAGACCTGCGGGAAGACACCATATTCGGTTCAAACATACCTAACACCCTGGAGGTCAGGGCTACAAGTCTCCCTGGACCCCAAGGAACCAATGACACCACTCCAGGATATCCAGGAACCGTAACCGGTGAAAGAACAGGGGAAGGTGGAATAAACAACCTAAGGGCGACATCAACCATAACAATAAACTCAACACCCCCTTCCATAAACAAATTATTCCTTGATAACTCGAGCCTTAAGGAAAGCCCAATAGGAAACACCCTGACACATAAGATGGTAATATGGATCCCCAAAGGTAGAACAGGGAACCTTACAGTCATGGATATGATACCTACTGGTTTAGAGGCATCAAACTTCACCTACCTCATTGATCCATCCGTCCAGGCACAGTACCCCGACCCCACACCTGTCAGAGCAGGAAACACCTGGACAATAAACTTCGGAGAAGTTAACGCAACAGTAGCCGGGACCATCACCATATATTATAATATAACGGTACTGAACATCACACAGAACATAAATAATGTAATACTTGTAAACAATGCAACCGTGACATACTACAATGGTACAGAGACCATAACAAGTCCATCCTCATCATCATCCGTAAAAATAGTGGAGCCAAAACTGGACATCCAGAAAACCGGAACCGCCAACCTTAACCTGGGGGAAACATGCACATGGATCATCAGGATAGGACACAATGCAACAAGCACATCAAATGCCTATGATATTACAGTTGAGGATATTATACCCTCTGGAATGAGTTATGCTGAAACAGTGTCAATTCCACCCGGATGGAGTCTGGTAATACAGCCAGATAGGGTAATATACAGGGGCTCTGCAATCAACCTTGGAGATAACGCCACCATAATCTTCACGACCATTGTCGCTAATGACACATCCCTCGCAGGAAGAAACCTCACAAACAGAGTAAATATTAGCTACACATCACTTCCCGGTGAAATAGCCGGGGAAAGGATCTACACCGGAACAGCAGTTGCCAACACCCACATACTTGGAACAGACCTCGAAATCAGAAAGAATGCAACCAGACAATCACCAAATTATGGTGAAACCATAACATACACTGTCCTGGTGAGGAATAATGGTCCTGACAGTGCAGTGAACGTCGTGGTGGAGGATAAACTACCCGCAGGAGTTGAATATCTGAGCCACACAACCTCAAGGGGAATATATGACCAGAATGCAGGGTTATGGAGTATAGGAAGCCTTAACCCATACGAGATGGTCACTCTGAACATAACGGTCCGCATCAACGCAACAGGGACTATAATAAATTATGCAAATGTTACAAGCAACACAGCAGACACGAACACCACAAACAACAATAACTCATTCGCACTGGAAATACCAAAGGCATCTGACCTGGCAGTTATAAAAACAGTTGACAGGTCAAGCCCCTACAATGGTGAAACCATAACATACACTGTCCTGGTGAGGAATAATGGTCCTGACAGTGCAGTGAACGTCGTGGTGGAGGACAGGCTACCTCATGGTCTTCTATTACAGTCCGTCACAGCCTCAAGGGGAACCTATAATTCGACAAGTGGTGTCTGGAGTGTTGGTGCTCTCAGCTACCTGGAAAATGCAACGCTGACAATAGTGGCAAGGGTTGTCTCAGATGGACTGATAACAAACGCTGCAAATGCAACATCAGAAAACTATGACCCTGCCCTGGAAAATAATAACGCGACAATTTATATAAACTCAATACCATCAGCTGACCTGAGGGTATTAAAGACGGTTAACAACTCAACACCCCTCTTTGGGGATTCAGTAACCTTCACGATAACAGTTGAGAACCTGGGACCAAGCAATGCGACAGGCGTAACCGTATCTGATGCACTTTCCCCAGGTCTTATTTACATTACCCATAACGCATCAAGGGGAACCTATAATTCGACAAGTGGTGTCTGGAGTGTTGGTGCTCTCAGCTACCTGGAAAATGCAACGCTGACAATAGTGGCAAGGGTTGTCTCAGATGGACTGATAACAAACGCTGCAAATGCAACATCAGAAAACTATGACCCTGCCCTGGAAAATAATAACGCGACAATTTATATAAACTCAATACCATCAGCTGACCTGAGGGTATTAAAGACGGTTAACAACTCAACACCCCTCTTTGGGGATTCAGTAACCTTCACGATAACAGTTGAGAACCTGGGACCAAGCAATGCGACAGGCGTAACCGTATCTGATGCACTTTCCCCAGGTCTTATTTACATTACCCATAACGCATCAAGGGGAACCTATAATTCGACAAGTGGTGTCTGGAGTGTTGGTGCTCTCAGCTACCTGGAAAATGCAACGCTGACAATAGTGGCAAGGGTTAATCAGACAGGAACCCTTTTCAACCTTGCAAATGTAAACGGAATGCAACACGACCCACAACCAGATAATAACAATGCAATAATAACTCTGAATTCACTCCCATCAACCGACCTTGCCATTACAAAGGTTGCCGATAAAAACAGGCTATACAATGGGGAATACCTCAACTTTACAATAACAGTGATAAATAATGGTCCGAACACGGCCACCTCTGTAAAAGTCTTTGATATAATACCCGCAGGTTTCTCCATTATATCCACTACATCCACCCAGGGGACATACAACGAATCAAATGGAACATGGTATATAGGTGCACTGGGAGTGGGTGAAAGCGCAACCCTAAGAATCTCAGTTAAGGCAATAAATGCAGGTTCATTTATAAATACGGCTGATGTATCAGGTGCTGAAACAGATACCGACATGTCAAATAACAGGGACAGTGCATCCATCTTAGTGGATCCTGCGGCGGATCTTGGAATTGTGAAGGTGGTTAATCAGACAACTGTCGACTACTTGGATACTGTTAAGTTCACCTTAACCGTAAGGAATCTTGGGCCTGACAATGCAACAGGAGTTAATGTGACGGATCAGCTGCCAAGTGGCCTGGAACTTTTAGGTTACTCTGCTTCGCAGGGAACATACGATAATGGGGTCTGGAGCGTCGGAGACCTTGCAAGTGGTGCCATAGCAACCCTTGACATCATAGCAAGGGTCACTGGAAGCAATGTCACCATAGTGAATGTGGCGAATGTTTCAAGCAGTACGCATGATCAGGATGTGGCGAATAACGTGGCTAATGTGACAATAAATGTTCCAGCTGCAGCAGATCTTGCCATAAACAAGACAGCTAATCAGACAACTGTCGACTACTTGGATACTGTTAAGTTCACCTTAACCGTAAGGAATCTTGGGCCTGACAATGCAACAGGAGTTAATGTGACGGATCAGCTGCCAAGTGGCCTGGAACTTTTAGGTTACTCTGCTTCGCAGGGAACATACGATAATGGGGTCTGGAGCGTCGGAGACCTTGCAAGTGGTGCCATAGCAACCCTTGACATCATAGCAAGGGTCACTGGAAGCAATGTCACCATAGTGAATGTGGCGAATGTTTCAAGCAGTACGCATGATCAGGATTCCTCTAACAATGTGGCTAATGTGACTTTGAAAGTTAATCCACGGGCCGAGCTTAACATAACTAAGAAGGCTGATAGGAGGGCCGTGCGTGTTGGACAGAACGTTAAATTCACATTAACAGTGATAAACAGTGGCCCTGACACTGCACTCAACACGACAGTCGTTGACAGGCTACCCGATTCAATGAGGTATGTTTCATCCAGTGCTACGGTTGGTTCATACAACCCGGTAACCGGCGTCTGGATGATAGGTGACCTGCCAGCGGGTTCAACAGCGGTCCTTGAAATAGTGGCCCAGATGATAAGGCGCGGCACATTCATCAACGTGGCAACGGTGAGCTCAGGCTCATCAAGCACAGGTAACAACACAACAGAGGTCGAAATTGAGGTCACAGAACCCTCACCGGGTCCAGGACCTTCACCAGGCAAGGTGCCGATGAAACCAACAGGAGCACCACTGGCTTTGCTGGTGTTGGGAATACTCCTTGTTGCAGCAGGATACTTTAAAAGAAATGGATAG
- the pyrC gene encoding dihydroorotase produces MFDLSLENCRVNRDLTVNIGVDDGKIVQISRGRIDASERIDLKGYFVLPGLIDSHVHFRDPGLKYKEDFRTGSMAAAHGGFATVLEMPNTVPPTDNAAEFQRKIRIGERKSAVDFGLHAGFRSVSDVKDILKFMPASFKVFMDLTGISAVDGLFRELKNLSSPVPVTVHCENRDVIMESMKELKDRSDPSAYALARPPLAEEVSVAEVLALSIHHEHPVHICHLSTVKALQLVEPFREYVTCEVTPHHLLLDSGAFRRFGTMVKTNPPLRPPESRVYPEFLDRINAIGTDHAPHGIEEKRKGVWDAPPGIPNLEVVLKLLLTLVSEGRMSLSTIRRMLAEEPARIFGLRSKGRISEGMDADFTIVDLKGTGRIRSDEFYSKAHYTPFEGFSYTGTPVMTIVRGRVVMRDGEVFEGNGRYVPSEHGKGSVKD; encoded by the coding sequence ATGTTTGATCTTTCACTTGAGAACTGCAGGGTTAACAGGGACCTCACCGTGAATATAGGGGTGGATGATGGGAAGATAGTGCAGATATCCCGTGGAAGGATTGATGCTTCAGAGAGGATTGACCTGAAGGGCTACTTCGTGCTCCCAGGACTCATCGACTCCCACGTGCATTTCAGGGACCCTGGACTGAAGTACAAGGAGGACTTCAGGACTGGTTCAATGGCGGCTGCCCATGGAGGCTTTGCCACAGTCCTTGAAATGCCAAACACGGTTCCCCCGACAGATAATGCTGCTGAATTCCAGAGGAAGATAAGGATTGGTGAAAGGAAGAGTGCTGTTGATTTTGGGCTACACGCCGGTTTCAGAAGTGTTTCAGACGTGAAAGATATCCTCAAGTTCATGCCGGCCTCCTTCAAGGTATTCATGGACCTCACAGGGATCAGTGCAGTTGACGGGCTCTTCAGAGAGCTTAAGAATCTATCATCCCCGGTGCCGGTCACCGTGCACTGCGAGAACAGGGATGTGATCATGGAATCCATGAAGGAGTTAAAGGATAGGAGTGATCCCTCCGCCTATGCCCTTGCAAGACCTCCCCTTGCAGAGGAGGTCTCTGTGGCCGAGGTTCTGGCATTATCCATTCACCATGAACACCCTGTGCACATCTGTCATCTGAGCACAGTGAAGGCCCTTCAGCTTGTTGAACCCTTCAGGGAGTACGTGACATGTGAGGTCACACCACACCACCTTCTGCTTGATTCAGGGGCCTTTAGAAGATTTGGGACAATGGTGAAAACAAATCCGCCCCTGAGGCCGCCTGAGAGCCGGGTTTATCCTGAATTCCTTGATAGGATCAATGCCATCGGAACCGATCATGCCCCCCACGGTATCGAGGAAAAGAGGAAGGGTGTCTGGGACGCGCCGCCAGGGATCCCCAACCTTGAGGTTGTACTTAAACTGTTGCTCACCCTCGTCTCCGAGGGGAGGATGTCCCTTTCCACCATACGAAGGATGCTTGCAGAGGAGCCTGCAAGAATCTTCGGTTTGAGGTCCAAGGGGAGGATAAGTGAGGGCATGGATGCCGATTTTACCATAGTTGATCTTAAAGGAACTGGCAGGATCAGGTCAGATGAGTTCTATAGTAAGGCCCACTACACCCCCTTTGAGGGTTTCAGTTACACAGGCACACCAGTCATGACCATCGTCAGGGGCAGGGTTGTCATGAGAGATGGGGAAGTGTTTGAGGGTAATGGAAGGTATGTCCCCTCAGAACATGGAAAAGGTTCTGTCAAAGACTGA
- a CDS encoding nucleotidyltransferase family protein, with protein sequence MPSESFLRNIMERDIQIIKNDAEALPEYGDHATEPEIIADFTEYSPFHMGHRHCMMEAKRRVPGGIFVAVIPGPLERNGRGLPYIMTREARAAIAIRAGADIAVEGPPMGVMGSGQYSLCLAGMFRALDADWIPRGYRPTPGFDEVLRRINGGHRVVPRPHRIVDLETGETVMEGPLEEDNYVITSLSRAMGKTGFDFRGKFIFVERIGGVSGTEIRRAVSDGDLQRVSGMLPEETLEVLREEIEAGRAPLHEMRLEDEIIRNASETGLDELMDLNLIDEVTASAIIRGRPYTTLREVEEAIPSSFSRHHRQRILSVLEAKIHKGPVHKYIENYPSVIRILGFKDKQILKEFKDRIPHRRLEIWQ encoded by the coding sequence ATGCCATCGGAATCCTTTCTGAGGAACATCATGGAAAGGGACATTCAGATAATTAAGAACGACGCGGAGGCACTGCCTGAGTACGGTGACCACGCTACTGAACCTGAAATCATAGCAGACTTTACAGAGTATTCTCCCTTCCACATGGGACACAGGCACTGCATGATGGAGGCAAAGAGGAGGGTGCCTGGAGGAATCTTCGTTGCAGTGATACCCGGCCCCCTTGAACGTAACGGGAGGGGTTTGCCCTACATAATGACCAGGGAGGCGAGGGCAGCAATAGCCATACGTGCAGGTGCAGACATAGCCGTAGAAGGTCCACCCATGGGTGTTATGGGGTCAGGACAGTACTCACTGTGCCTTGCAGGGATGTTCAGGGCCCTGGACGCCGACTGGATACCCAGGGGCTACCGGCCCACACCAGGATTTGATGAGGTGTTAAGGAGGATAAATGGGGGGCACAGGGTTGTCCCGAGGCCCCACAGGATCGTGGACCTTGAGACAGGAGAAACAGTCATGGAGGGTCCCCTCGAGGAGGACAACTATGTCATCACATCACTCTCAAGGGCCATGGGTAAGACTGGTTTTGACTTCAGGGGGAAGTTCATATTCGTGGAGAGGATAGGTGGTGTGAGCGGTACCGAGATACGGAGGGCGGTCTCTGATGGGGACCTTCAGAGGGTATCGGGCATGTTACCCGAGGAGACCCTTGAAGTCCTCAGGGAAGAGATTGAAGCTGGAAGGGCACCCCTCCATGAGATGCGCCTTGAGGATGAGATAATCAGAAACGCCAGTGAAACCGGCCTGGACGAACTAATGGACCTTAACCTCATCGATGAGGTCACAGCATCCGCCATCATCAGGGGAAGACCCTACACGACACTCAGGGAGGTTGAGGAGGCCATACCATCATCCTTCAGCAGACACCACAGGCAGCGCATACTCTCTGTCCTTGAGGCAAAGATTCATAAGGGACCGGTCCATAAATATATAGAAAATTATCCATCAGTAATTCGAATTCTTGGATTTAAGGATAAACAGATCCTGAAAGAATTTAAAGATAGAATACCACACAGGAGGCTAGAGATATGGCAGTGA